The Stomatobaculum sp. F0698 genomic sequence TGGATCGATTTTCGGGAGGCAACATACCGCCTGCCGAACGGCATCGAGATTGCGCCCTTTTATCATTACAGCGGGAGAGACTTTGTCGTGATTGCGGCCAGGGATACCGAGGGCAAGTACATCTGTGTGCGGCAGTACCGCGTGGGCATCGATGCGGTCACGACGGAATTTCCGGCGGGCGGCATTGAGCGAGGCGAGTCCGCATTGGAGGCCGCAAAGCGTGAACTTCTCGAGGAGACCGGGGCGGTTGCGGAGCGCTGGACAGAGCTTGGGAGCTTTTTTGCGAATCCGACCATGGGTACGAGCCGGGCGCACTGCTTTCTCGCGGAGGGCTGCCGCGTGGTTTCCGCACAGGAACTCGACGAGAGTGAGTGTGTGGTCTATGTGAGACTCGGCGAAGAGGAACTTCGTCGCGCCATGGAGGACGGCAGCTTTGCGCAGGCGGTGCACATTGCGCTCTACTATAAGGCGCGAGAGGCGAAGGAAGGAAAGTGAAATCGCGGAAGCGAGCAATCAAAAACAGCCGGGCATAGGCCCGGCTGTTTTTGTCTTGCGGTTTCAATTACTTCTTCTCGCGAAGCGCGTCGCGAATCTCGGTGAGCAGGATTTCTTCCTTGCTCGGCTTCGGCTCCTCCGCCGGAGCCTCTTCCTTCTTCTTGTTGACCGCGTTTGCCGCCTTTACGATGCAGAAGACTGCGAGTGCGATGAAGAAGAAGTTCAGGACGTTCTGCAGGAATGCGCCGTAAGCAAGCGAGACAGCCTCACCGCCGAGCGGGTTCTTGATGGTCAGCGCGAGCGTCGCAATGTTGATCTGGCCGAGAATCATGCCGATCAGCGGCATGATGATGTCATCCACCAGCGACTTGACAATCGTGCTGAACGCACCGCCGATAATCACACCGACTGCCAGATCAAGGACATTGCCCTTCAGCGCGAACTCCTTGAACTCTTTCATAAATCCTTTCATGAGTACCCCCTTACACAAAGCAATAATAGCAACAATTGCTGTTTTCGGACTTAGTATAGCAGTGTGCCGCGAAAATGAAAAATAGAATGTTGCGCCGGAAAAAGCCTGTTTTATGGTATAATCGACCAGAAAACAGCGATAAAAAGGGAGGAGCAAGCATGCAGGCAGTGATAATGGCGGGCGGCAAGGGAAGCCGGCTCGCGGCGCTCACCAGAGATGAGATTCCGAAGCCCATGGCCCCGTTTCTCGGGAAGCCCCTACTCGAATGGCAGCTCGAAGAGCTGAAGCGCTACGGCATACGACGTGTCACCCTTGTGGTCGGGCATCTGAAGGAGAAAATTATCTCCTATTTCGGCGACGGCGCTTCGCGCGACATGGAGCTAGACTATGTCGAAGAGACCGAGCCGCTCGGCACGGCAGGGGCGTTTCCGCTCCTTCTGCCTAAAATCGAGAGCGCGCACTTCCTGCTCCTCTTCGGCGATATCCGCTTTGACATCGATATCGCGCGGATGGAGCGCTTCTTCCTCGAGAAGCGGGCGGAGTGCCTGCTCTTTGCGCACCCGAATTCCCATCCCTACGACTCGGATCTCATTGTGACCGATGCGGAGAACCGCGTCACGGGCTTTGATTCCAAGCACAATGTGCGGACGGGCTGGCAGGACAATCTTGTAAATGCCGGCATCTACCTGCTCTCGCGGGATATGCTGCGCCGCGTCCCGGAAGTGAAAAAAACGGACTTCGAGAAGGAGATTTTGGCCCCCATGGCAGCGCGCGGCGAGGCGATTTACGCTTACCGTTCTCCGGAGTACGTAAAGGATGTCGGCACGGTGGAGCGCATACAGGCGGCCGAGGAAGAGTGGAAGTCCGGTTTCCCTGCAAAGCGGAACTTAGCGTTTCCGCAGCGCGCGGTCTTTCTTGACCGGGACGGCGTCATCAACCGCTACAACGGCTTCGTGAGAACGCCGGAAGAATTGGAACTCCTGCCGGAAGCGGCGGAGGGCTTAAAGCGCTTAAACAGCTCGGAATATCTCACGATTGTCGTGAGCAATCAGCCCGTCGTTGCACGCGGGGAGACGAGTGAGGCGGAGCTCGAGACCATCTTCAACAAGATGAAGACCTTGCTCGGACGGGAGGGGGCCTTCGTGGACGATGTCTTCTACTGCCCGCATCACCCGGACAGCGGCTTCCCGGGCGAGGTGAAGGAATTGAAGATTGACTGCGACTGCCGAAAGCCGAAGACGGGTATGCTCCTACGCGCCGCGGAGCGCTACCACTTGGATCTCTCCGCCTGCTGTCTGATCGGCGATACGACCGGCGATATACAGTGCGGAAAAAATGCGGGCGTGAGAACCGTGTTGGTGCGGACCGGTGAAGCGGGGAAGGACGGCAAGTATGACGCAGTGCCGGATCTCGTTGCGGAGAATCTCGCGGATGCGGCTGCAAAAATACTCGGTGAGCGCTGATTTCGCTGGAGTGCGCGGACGTTTCGTGATACAGTAGATAAGGAAGAAAGTAAGACGATGGAGGGAGAGAGTATGGCGAGCAGAGAGTATTCACGGCCGATTGCGGAAGCAATCGATAACTACTTGATTGAGAACGACTGGAGCATTTCGTTTGACGAGGAGTCCGGTGTGTTTCGCTTCGGTCTTTCGATTGACGGAAAGCTAAAGCAGATTCGCTACGTCATCGTGGTCAATGAGCAGTCTTATACGTCCTATGCGATTTCGCCGATCGGCGCCGACAAGGACGATGCGCGCATCATGAAGGAGATGGCGGAGTTTACCTGCCGCGCGAACTACAATTTAAAGCTCGGAAACTTTGAGCTTGACATGCGGGACGGTGAGGTGCGCTTTAAGGTGCACACGGACTGCACGGGTATGGTTCCGAACCGCGACATCATCGACAACAGCATTTCCTGCGCAGCGGCTATGTTCGAGCGCTACGGCACGGCGGTTGCGGGCATTGTCTTTAACGACGAGACGGCGGAGAAGGCTGTCGAGAAGTGCGAAGAGGACATGTAATCGAAGAGGAGCTGTAATCAAAGAAGAACGGCCGCGGCCGTTCTTCTTTTTGTGTGATAGAGTGATAGGGCAAAAAGGCGCGGTGAAAAAAACGCAGCGCCGGCAGATTTTTGCCGGCTTTACGCGCTCAGGGCGCAATCCAGAGGCCGCTCGCGCCGCAGGGAAGGGTGAGCCCGTTCCCGCTGACCGGAAGCCCCAGTTCCTCGGCGGCAATTTTTCCGCCGAAGCGCGGCACAATCAAATCGCCGAGGAGGTAGGAGAGCACCGAAGCCTGTAAGCCCGTTGTGTAGGAGCTGATCAGGAAGAAGAGCGGCGTGTCGGAGAGCAGGGAGACACAGTCCGTCAAGAGTTCGTAGAGCGTGTCCTCGAGCTTCCAGAGCTCGCCGTTCGGGCCGCGTCCGTAGGAGGGCGGATCCATGATGATGGCGTCGTAGCGGCGACCGCGCCGAAGCTCCCGCTGTACGAATTTTCCGCAGTCATCGACGAGCCAGCGTATCGGTGCTGCCGAGAGGCCGGAGGACTCCGCATTTTCCTTGGCCCAGGCGACCATGCCCTTGCTCGCGTCGACATGGGTCACTTCCGCGCCCGCAGCCGCTGCGGCGAGCGTCGCGCCGCCGGTATAGGCAAAGAGATTTAAGATGCGCGCGGGACGTCCTTCCTTTGCGGCGCGGTTAATAATGGAAGAAAAGCGGTCCCAGTTCGCGGCCTGCTCGGGAAAGAGGCCCGTGTGCTTAAAGCGGAAGGGTTTCAGTTGAAAACGGAGCGTACTTGTGCGGGGATTCACAAGGGACTCGGGAAGCGCATAGGAGATATCCCACTGCTTCGGAAGCGAAAAAAACTCCCAGTCGCCGCCGCCGCGGTTGCTTCTGTGATAGTGGGCGTCGGGCTTACGCCAATGCGGGTCCTTCTTGTCGCTGCGCCAAATAACCTGCGGGTCCGGGCGCACCAAAAAATAATCTCCCCAGCGCTCCAGCTTTTCGCCTCCGGCGCAGTCCAAAACCTCATAGTCTCTCCAGCGATCGGCTCTCAGCATAGCAGCCTCCTCTCTCATGCAAGTGTACGGGTCTAGTCTAGCAAAGGGAGCGGGGCGCTTCAAGGCGCTTTCTTGCAACTTTCTTGTGTTTTTATGAAAAGCTTTCAAGAATTGCGCCTTCGTGCTAGAATAATGAGAAATCACCAGAAGATGACTTACAGCGGAGGATGGTCCAATGAGAAGAAAGAAGATGGCGCTTGCGCTTCTTGCGACGGCTAGCATTGTGCTTGTGACTGCTTGCGGCAGGAAGAAAAACAGCGATACCACTGCGGCGGAGTCTGCGAGCAGTGCGGTGGAGAGCGTGACAGAGACGGCTTCCGGCGAGAGCACGGACCCGGGTGATGAGAATGTCGTTTACGATACCCTTTCCCCGGAGGAGCAGGCTTCGATTGAGGCTTCCGAGGCGGCGGAAGAAGCAGAGGAGAATGTAGAGGAAGCCGAGGAGGAGACCGAGGCAAAGGTTGCGGAGACCAAGTCTCAGGCGAAGGCGACCCGGCAGACCTATCCGAGCCAGATTTTCCACGAGGGCGAGGATACCACCGAGGCACCGGAGACGGACAGTGCGGATGATTCCGGTCCGACCGGTAAGGTGACCAAGATCAAAAAGAACAAGGCGGGCAATTACGTGAAGCCGGAGAGCACCAGCAGAGCGGTGGAACCGCCGTCGGATGCGACCATGCCGGAGAGCGGACACTGAGCCGAATTGTTTCTAAAAAAGAGCTGTGCTTTTGCTTGCACAGCTCTTTCTTTTGTGTTAAGCTATATGGCGCTGTGACATGATAGCTGTGAAGCGAGAGGTTGCTGTCTCGAAAGAGCAGGAGTTCCGCGGAGCGAATGTCAAGTCTCGATACTGACGACAAGTCACTGTACAAACGAAGAGCGCCGTATTTCGAAAGAGAGAAGGCCTGCCATGGGTGTTTCGAAGGACACGCCCGGCACTGTGTACAGTCACCGCTTGTCGTACTTTCAAAAAAAGTGCGAAAAGGAGGCGACTTTTTTTATGGCAAATCAGGTAATGAGAATCACGTTGAAGGCGTATGATCACAAGCTGGTTGATCAGTCTGCCGGAAAGATTGTCGACACGGTGAAGAGAACGGGAGCAAAGGTCTCCGGTCCGATTCC encodes the following:
- a CDS encoding NUDIX hydrolase; translation: MEENLRWEKLEDKIIRKDRWIDFREATYRLPNGIEIAPFYHYSGRDFVVIAARDTEGKYICVRQYRVGIDAVTTEFPAGGIERGESALEAAKRELLEETGAVAERWTELGSFFANPTMGTSRAHCFLAEGCRVVSAQELDESECVVYVRLGEEELRRAMEDGSFAQAVHIALYYKAREAKEGK
- the mscL gene encoding large-conductance mechanosensitive channel protein MscL; amino-acid sequence: MKGFMKEFKEFALKGNVLDLAVGVIIGGAFSTIVKSLVDDIIMPLIGMILGQINIATLALTIKNPLGGEAVSLAYGAFLQNVLNFFFIALAVFCIVKAANAVNKKKEEAPAEEPKPSKEEILLTEIRDALREKK
- a CDS encoding HAD-IIIA family hydrolase; translated protein: MQAVIMAGGKGSRLAALTRDEIPKPMAPFLGKPLLEWQLEELKRYGIRRVTLVVGHLKEKIISYFGDGASRDMELDYVEETEPLGTAGAFPLLLPKIESAHFLLLFGDIRFDIDIARMERFFLEKRAECLLFAHPNSHPYDSDLIVTDAENRVTGFDSKHNVRTGWQDNLVNAGIYLLSRDMLRRVPEVKKTDFEKEILAPMAARGEAIYAYRSPEYVKDVGTVERIQAAEEEWKSGFPAKRNLAFPQRAVFLDRDGVINRYNGFVRTPEELELLPEAAEGLKRLNSSEYLTIVVSNQPVVARGETSEAELETIFNKMKTLLGREGAFVDDVFYCPHHPDSGFPGEVKELKIDCDCRKPKTGMLLRAAERYHLDLSACCLIGDTTGDIQCGKNAGVRTVLVRTGEAGKDGKYDAVPDLVAENLADAAAKILGER
- a CDS encoding YbjN domain-containing protein; the encoded protein is MASREYSRPIAEAIDNYLIENDWSISFDEESGVFRFGLSIDGKLKQIRYVIVVNEQSYTSYAISPIGADKDDARIMKEMAEFTCRANYNLKLGNFELDMRDGEVRFKVHTDCTGMVPNRDIIDNSISCAAAMFERYGTAVAGIVFNDETAEKAVEKCEEDM
- a CDS encoding class I SAM-dependent methyltransferase, which produces MLRADRWRDYEVLDCAGGEKLERWGDYFLVRPDPQVIWRSDKKDPHWRKPDAHYHRSNRGGGDWEFFSLPKQWDISYALPESLVNPRTSTLRFQLKPFRFKHTGLFPEQAANWDRFSSIINRAAKEGRPARILNLFAYTGGATLAAAAAGAEVTHVDASKGMVAWAKENAESSGLSAAPIRWLVDDCGKFVQRELRRGRRYDAIIMDPPSYGRGPNGELWKLEDTLYELLTDCVSLLSDTPLFFLISSYTTGLQASVLSYLLGDLIVPRFGGKIAAEELGLPVSGNGLTLPCGASGLWIAP